Within the Comamonadaceae bacterium OTU4NAUVB1 genome, the region CGCCGGCGCGATGGCGGCCACGGGCTCGAGGTCGACCCCGATCTTCGGCCGGCGCGCGTCCACCACGCGCACCCCGGCGCCGTGCTCGCGCTTCAGGCGCAGCGTCAGGTCCGCGAGCGGGCCCTGGGCCAGCAACGGCGTCACGGCGTCGCCGGGACGGCTGAGCAGCGGAACGACCTGTTCCTGCGTCTTGGCGAACCACTTGCCACGCCAGTTCTCGCGCGCGCTGTGGCTGACCCACTTGCTGATGCGGTGCGTCATGCGCGGCGCGCAGGCCACCAGCATCCAGTGGCGGGCGCCGTCGCCACCGACCTGGTCGGCCGTGGCGCGGGCCAGGAACTCGCGGGCGTAGGCCGCGTCGTCGACGTACAGGATGATCTTTTCCAAAACGCTCTCCTTCGAAGTTCCCTGTGAAAACGCCGGCGCCGTGCGGGATGCAGCGGCGCCGGCTTCGGCGGTCGGGCGTCGTGGCGGTGGGGGTCCGCCGCCACGACGCTTGGCGTCGTCAGACGCCCGGGGCGTGCGTGACCTTGGGGCGGCGCGCCGCCACCATCTTGCCGATCGCGAGCACCAGCAGGGCACCGGCGATGCCGGCGGCGTACTTGATGGTGTCGGTCTGCGGGATCTTCGGCACCCAGGTCCAGGCGTCGAGCCGGGCCACGGCCGGGTCGGAGATCAGCATCGTGCCGGCGATCCAGCCCAGCAGCATGCCGCCCAGCGTGATGATCAGCGGGAACTTGTCCATCAGCTTGATGACCAGCTGGCTGCCCCAGACGATGATCGGGATGCTCACGATCAGGCCGAAGATCACGAGCGGCATCTGGTGGCCTTCGCCCGCGCCCTGCGCGGCGCCGGCGATGGCGATCACGTTGTCCACGCTCATCACCAGGTCGGCGACGATCACGGTCTTCACCGCGGCCCACAGCTTGTCGCTGCCGGCGATGTTGCCGTGCGCGTCGTCGCTCTCGGGCGCCAGCAGCTTCACGCCGATCCACAGCAGCAGCAGCGCGCCGACGATCTTCAGGAACGGGATCGCCAGCAGCGTGAGCGCGAAGAAGATCAGGATCACGCGCAGGACGATGGCACCGGCGGTGCCCCACAGGATGCCCTTGGTGCGCTGGGCCGGCGGCAACTTGCGGCATGCCAGGGCGATGACCACGGCGTTGTCGCCGCCCAGAAGAATGTCGATCATGATGATCTGACCGACTGCGACCCAGAATTCCGGGGTCATGAACTGTTCCATGGAGAGCGTCCTCTTTGTGTTTCGAGCCATCCCGCGCGGACTGGATCGAAGCCATCGGTAGAGGACCGGCGTCAGCCGTCGCCTGCGCGAGGCAAGGCGGTGTCCTGGTGGCAATTGCTTCGATCAAACCTGCACAGGTCAAATCGAAGGTCTTGCTCGACCGCCCGATGAGGCGGTCCGGCAGGCCGGAAGTTTTGTGTGCTTCGTATTGACGACCTGTCGATGCCCTTCGTCTCGTCGACGACGGGCGGGAGCTACTCCCCTTCGTGGCGCGGATTAAAACATTGGCTTTGCGCTGCCGCAACAAGCATTTTCCCGCTGTCCGAGGAAAAGCATCCCGCAAGCCTTGCAGGGCCTTTGCGCGATGCTATCGAATCGATAGCGTGTCGAAGTCCCCAGGACCTCCCGGGACTTTGCGGCACTATCATCCGGCATGCCGGTCCGGGCACCCCGCCCGCGCCGCGTTCCGTCCGCCTCGCCGTCCGTTCCTCTCTCCTTCATGGCTGCCATCCACATCACCGACATCGAGGCCGCCATCAACTTCTGGCGCGGCCGCAGGCCCTCGCCCGATGGCGTCACGCTGGCGCCCGAACTGCGCGCGCTGGCCGAGGTGTACGCGCTCATGGTCTACCACCGCGAGGACGAGGTCGACGACGCGGGCTTCCCGGCCGAGGCCTGGGCCGCCTGGCTCGCCTGGTACGAGACCACGCCCGACACGCCCTGCATCGCCATCTGCTCGACCAGCCAGGGCGACGAGCAGTGCAAGGGCTGCGGACGCAGCTTCGGCGAGGTCCAGCACTGGCCCGCCATGACGCCCGCCGAGAAGCGCCAGACCTGGCGCCGCATCACGCTGGAGGACTCGGCCTGGCGCTTCAACACCTATGCCGAGCGCGCCCGCGAGAACGTCGACGCGAAGCCGGTCGACGGCACGTCCGGCCCGACCGACCCCGGGGTCGACGACACGGCCGCCGCGACCGCGCCCCCCGTGCCCGGCACCCGGGGGCCGGGCGTCGCGCGCCGAGGCTGAGCGGGACCGGTCCGCGACCTCCCCATGCGCCGGCTCGCCCAGGCCCCCAACCTCGCCATCGCCACGTTGTGGGCGCACGCCCTGCGTGCCGACGGCATCGCCGCGTCCGTGCAGCGCGAGTTCCTGTGCGGTGCCATCGGCCAGTTGCCGCCCGACCAGTGCCTGCCCGAGATCTGGATCGACGACGACGCGCAGTTCGCGCGCGCCGAGACGGCCCTGCACGAACTGCGTCACCGCCCGCAACGCACCTGGCGCTGCCCGGCGTGCGGGGAACTCATCGAAGGCGGCTTCGAGCAGTGCTGGCACTGCGGCGAGATGATGGGGCCCGGCGCGGGCTGACGCCGCCCGGCCGTGGCACGCCTTCGCGCGCTATTTCCAGCGCAGCGGCTCGATGTCGATGCTGTGCTTGCCGTCGCCCAGCATCAGCGCGCCTTCCTGGACCGTCGCCTGCAGCTGCATGCTGCGCTGGGCCAGTGCCGCGAGCGCCTGCGAAGCGGCCGTCGGGATGCGGAACACGCTGAGGTTGCGCACGCGCGTCAGCTTGTTCTCGATGCCGCGCCACCAGATCTCGGCGGCGTGGTTGAAGCAGTAGAGCAGGACCTCGTCGCCCTTGGCGCAGGCCTTGATCAGCGGCTTGTCCTCGGGCTGACCGACCTCGATCCAGACCCGCGTGCGGCCGGTGAAGTCCTTGAGCGAGACGTCCGGGTCGTCGGTGTTGGACAGGCTGTCGCCGAAGCCCAGCACGCCGTCGCCGCCGAGCACGTCCTGCAGCTTGTGGGCGTTGAGCGCCAGCGCGACCAGACGGATCATCATCCGCTCGTCGGTCTCGCTCGGATGGCGCGCCAGCGTCAGCGCGTGGTCGGCGTAGTAGCCGTGGTCGATGTCGGCGACCGCGAGGGCGGCCTTGAAGATGGTGGACTTGAGGGCCATCGCGCTCAGACGCGCCGGGCGAGTTCGGCCGCCTTGCCGACGTAGCTCGCGGGCGTCATGGCCAGCAGGCGCTCCTTCTCGTCCTGGGGGATCTCCAGCGAGCGGATCAGGCCGTGCAGCGCCTCGGGCGTGACGCGCTGGCCGCGCGTGACCTCCTTGAGCTGCTCGTACGCGCCCTGCACGCCGAAGCGGCGCATGACCGTCTGGATCGGCTCGGCCAGCACTTCCCAGGCGGCGTCAAGGTCCTCGGCCAGCGCGTCCTGGTTGAGTTCGAGCTTGCCCAGGCCGGTGGTCAGGCTCGCGTACGCCAGCACGGCGTAGCCCAGCGCGACGCCGACGTTGCGCAGCACCGTGCTGTCGGTGAGGTCGCGCTGCCAGCGGCTGATCGGCAGCTTCTCGCTCAGGTGGCGCAGCAAGGCGTTGGCCAGGCCCAGGTTGCCCTCCGCGTTCTCGAAGTCGATCGGGTTGACCTTGTGCGGCATCGTGCTGGAACCGATCTCGCCCTTCTTCAGCCGCTGCTTGAAATAGCCCAGGCTGACATAACCCCAGATGTCGCGCGAGAAGTCGATCAGGATGGTGTCGGCGCGCGCCACGGCGTCGAACAGCTCGGCCATGTAGTCGTGCGGTTCGATCTGGATGCTGTAGGGCTGGAACGTCAGGCCCAGGCCGGCGGGAACCGGCGTCTCGACCACCCGGCGGCTGAAGGCCTCCCAGTCGAAGTCCGGCCAGGCGGCGAGGTGGGCGTTGTAGTTGCCCACCGCGCCGTTCATCTTGCCCAGCAGCTTCACCGCCGCGATCTGCTCGCGGGCCTTGGCCAGGCGCACCGCCACGTTGGCGATCTCCTTACCCACGGTGGTGGGGCTGGCGGTCTGGCCGTGGGTGCGCGAGAGCATCGACACGTCGGCGAACTGGTGCGCCATCTCGCGCAGCCGGGTCACGATGCCGTCGAGCGCGGGCAGCAGCACCTTGTCCCGCGCGGCCTGGATCTGCAGGGCGTGGCTGGTGTTGTTGATGTCCTCGCTGGTGCAGGCGAAATGCACGAACTCGGCGGCCGCGAGCAGTTCGGGACGGGCATCGAACTTGCCCTTGATCCAGTACTCGACGGCCTTCACGTCGTGGTTGGTGGTCTTCTCGATCTCCTTGATCGCCTGGGCGTCGGCTTCGGAGAAGTTGGCGACCAGGCCCTGGAGGTATTTGCGCGCGCCTGGCGTGAGCGGCTTGAACTCCGCGAAGCCGCAGTCCGACAGCGCCACGAACCAGGCCACCTCCACCTGCACGCGCCGGTGCATGTAGCCCTGTTCGCTCACCAGCGGGCGCAGCGCGGAGAGCTTGGCCGCGTAGCGGCCGTCGAGAGGAGAAAGGGCGGAAACGGTGGAGAAGCTCATGAAGGGGATTTTAGGTGGGTGGTCGACGGGGCGATCCGTGTGACGGATGCGTCATTTTTCTTGCACGATTCTGAGTTGATTCGACTACAACGAATGCGTATGAAGTCGCCACACTAGAATCAAAACGCTACAACCAAGTCCCCTACGGAGAGAGAAAACGCATGAAACTGATCGGATCTTCCGCCAGCCCCTACGTGCGCAAAGTGCGCGTGGTTCTGGGCGAGAAGCGGCTCGACTATCAGTTCGTCGTCGAGGACGTCTGGTCCGACGCCACGGCGATCGCGAAGTCCAATCCGCTGGGCAAGGTGCCGTGTCTGGTGATGGAGGGTGGCGAGGCGATGTTCGATTCGCGCGTCATCGTCGAATACCTCGACACGCTGTCCCCGGTGGGCAAGCTCATTCCGCAGTCGGGGCGCGAACGCGCCGAGGTCAAGACCTGGGAGGCGCTGGCCGACGGCGTCATGGACGCCGGCGTCCTCTGGCGCCTGGAAGGCACGTGGAGCGGCCGCGCCGACGGCGAGCGCAGCCAGGCATGGATGGACCGTCAGCGCGGTAAGGTCGAGGCCGGCATCGCCGCCATGGCCAAGGGCCTGGGCGACAAGCCCTTCTGCATCGGCATCCACCTGACCCTGTCGGACATCGCGGTCGGCTGCGCGCTCGGCTGGATCGGCTTCCGTTTCCCCGAGATCGACTGGCGCGGCACGTACCCGAACCTCAAGCGCCTGCACGACAAGCTGAGCCTGCGGCCCAGCTTCGCCGACACCCAGCCGGGCTGAACCGGCCCCGGCCGCACCCCCTAGGCGGCCGCGCGCACCGGCTTGGCGCTCGCGCGCGACGCCGCCCCCTCGCCACGCCAGTCGGCCATCAGGCCCGTCCAGCGTGCGCGGGCGGCCGCGAGGTTGCGTTCCTTCACGTGGCCATAGCCGCGGATCTGGTCGGGCAGGGCGGCGATGTCCAGGGCGAGGGCGTGATTCGCGGCGTTCAGCCCGCCGAGCACTTCCTCGATGCTGGCGATGTACTCGCCGATCAGCGCGCGTTCCGTCCTGCGTTCCT harbors:
- a CDS encoding DUF2007 domain-containing protein — protein: MRRLAQAPNLAIATLWAHALRADGIAASVQREFLCGAIGQLPPDQCLPEIWIDDDAQFARAETALHELRHRPQRTWRCPACGELIEGGFEQCWHCGEMMGPGAG
- a CDS encoding TerC family protein, whose amino-acid sequence is MEQFMTPEFWVAVGQIIMIDILLGGDNAVVIALACRKLPPAQRTKGILWGTAGAIVLRVILIFFALTLLAIPFLKIVGALLLLWIGVKLLAPESDDAHGNIAGSDKLWAAVKTVIVADLVMSVDNVIAIAGAAQGAGEGHQMPLVIFGLIVSIPIIVWGSQLVIKLMDKFPLIITLGGMLLGWIAGTMLISDPAVARLDAWTWVPKIPQTDTIKYAAGIAGALLVLAIGKMVAARRPKVTHAPGV
- a CDS encoding glutathione S-transferase N-terminal domain-containing protein, which gives rise to MKLIGSSASPYVRKVRVVLGEKRLDYQFVVEDVWSDATAIAKSNPLGKVPCLVMEGGEAMFDSRVIVEYLDTLSPVGKLIPQSGRERAEVKTWEALADGVMDAGVLWRLEGTWSGRADGERSQAWMDRQRGKVEAGIAAMAKGLGDKPFCIGIHLTLSDIAVGCALGWIGFRFPEIDWRGTYPNLKRLHDKLSLRPSFADTQPG
- a CDS encoding YaeQ family protein, whose translation is MALKSTIFKAALAVADIDHGYYADHALTLARHPSETDERMMIRLVALALNAHKLQDVLGGDGVLGFGDSLSNTDDPDVSLKDFTGRTRVWIEVGQPEDKPLIKACAKGDEVLLYCFNHAAEIWWRGIENKLTRVRNLSVFRIPTAASQALAALAQRSMQLQATVQEGALMLGDGKHSIDIEPLRWK
- the purB gene encoding adenylosuccinate lyase; the protein is MSFSTVSALSPLDGRYAAKLSALRPLVSEQGYMHRRVQVEVAWFVALSDCGFAEFKPLTPGARKYLQGLVANFSEADAQAIKEIEKTTNHDVKAVEYWIKGKFDARPELLAAAEFVHFACTSEDINNTSHALQIQAARDKVLLPALDGIVTRLREMAHQFADVSMLSRTHGQTASPTTVGKEIANVAVRLAKAREQIAAVKLLGKMNGAVGNYNAHLAAWPDFDWEAFSRRVVETPVPAGLGLTFQPYSIQIEPHDYMAELFDAVARADTILIDFSRDIWGYVSLGYFKQRLKKGEIGSSTMPHKVNPIDFENAEGNLGLANALLRHLSEKLPISRWQRDLTDSTVLRNVGVALGYAVLAYASLTTGLGKLELNQDALAEDLDAAWEVLAEPIQTVMRRFGVQGAYEQLKEVTRGQRVTPEALHGLIRSLEIPQDEKERLLAMTPASYVGKAAELARRV
- a CDS encoding DUF3717 domain-containing protein, which codes for MAAIHITDIEAAINFWRGRRPSPDGVTLAPELRALAEVYALMVYHREDEVDDAGFPAEAWAAWLAWYETTPDTPCIAICSTSQGDEQCKGCGRSFGEVQHWPAMTPAEKRQTWRRITLEDSAWRFNTYAERARENVDAKPVDGTSGPTDPGVDDTAAATAPPVPGTRGPGVARRG